One region of Sphingomonas adhaesiva genomic DNA includes:
- a CDS encoding CcdB family protein, translating to MRAQFDVYRLADRTLVVDVQSPLASVHATRLVIPLIAMKDATPSVSRLDPHVGIDGKPWVLATHFATTVDAKALTVPVASLAHEERAIKGALDFLINGF from the coding sequence GTGAGGGCGCAATTCGACGTCTATCGCCTCGCCGATCGGACGCTGGTCGTAGACGTTCAATCTCCGCTCGCCTCCGTGCATGCGACGCGCCTCGTCATCCCCTTGATCGCCATGAAGGACGCGACGCCCTCCGTATCGCGTCTCGACCCTCACGTCGGCATCGACGGCAAGCCGTGGGTTCTGGCTACCCATTTCGCGACCACGGTCGATGCAAAAGCCCTGACCGTCCCGGTGGCCTCGCTCGCGCATGAGGAACGGGCGATCAAAGGGGCTTTGGACTTTCTCATCAACGGCTTCTAA
- a CDS encoding serine hydrolase: MTDDMNSRTLGHRTAIIAGSLLIAGCGAGAGSALIPAPPPPPLVSVQLPPPPVATRPAMPPRALQSRIDMLIRDFGGKAGAAIRSVDEGWVVSSGGDLSLPQQSVSKLWVAMTVFSQRDAGRLTLDTPVLVTRGDLTLFHQPIASLVKGTGYPTTIGGLLTRALTQSDNTANDRLLQYVGGPAAVRRFLAAKDITGIRFGPGERLLQSGTAGLTWTQSMSLGRGFEAARARLAPEVRQAAMQRYIDNPPDGATPKGMTDALARLARGELLSETSTRILIDTMTASRTGHARLRAATPAGWSLAHKTGTGQELGRRNAGFNDVGILTAPDGRRYAIAVMIGDTTRPMRERQQLIQNVCAALTGAQPRSGVSEADETTE; encoded by the coding sequence GTGACCGACGACATGAACAGCAGGACTCTCGGCCATCGCACGGCCATCATCGCGGGATCGCTGCTGATCGCCGGATGCGGCGCGGGGGCGGGCTCCGCGCTGATCCCCGCCCCGCCGCCGCCGCCTCTGGTATCGGTCCAGCTGCCGCCGCCGCCGGTCGCGACCCGGCCGGCGATGCCGCCGCGGGCGCTCCAGTCGCGCATCGACATGCTGATCCGCGATTTCGGCGGCAAGGCCGGGGCGGCGATCCGCTCGGTCGACGAAGGCTGGGTGGTGTCGAGCGGCGGCGACCTGTCGCTGCCGCAGCAGAGCGTCAGCAAATTGTGGGTCGCGATGACCGTCTTCTCGCAGCGCGACGCGGGGCGGCTGACGCTCGATACGCCGGTGCTGGTGACGCGCGGCGACCTGACGCTGTTCCACCAGCCGATCGCCTCGCTGGTGAAGGGTACGGGGTATCCGACGACGATCGGCGGGCTGCTGACGCGCGCGCTGACGCAGAGCGACAACACCGCCAACGACCGGCTGCTGCAATATGTCGGCGGCCCCGCCGCGGTGCGGCGCTTCCTGGCGGCGAAGGACATCACCGGCATCCGCTTCGGCCCCGGCGAGCGGCTGCTCCAGAGCGGCACCGCCGGGCTGACCTGGACCCAGTCGATGAGCCTGGGGCGCGGGTTCGAGGCGGCGCGCGCGCGGCTCGCGCCCGAGGTGCGGCAGGCGGCGATGCAGCGCTACATCGACAATCCCCCCGACGGCGCGACGCCCAAGGGGATGACCGATGCGCTCGCCCGGCTGGCGCGCGGCGAGTTGCTGAGCGAGACCTCGACCCGCATCCTGATCGATACGATGACCGCGTCGCGCACCGGCCACGCGCGATTGCGCGCCGCGACCCCCGCGGGCTGGTCGCTGGCGCACAAGACCGGCACCGGGCAGGAACTGGGACGGCGCAACGCCGGGTTCAACGACGTCGGCATCCTGACCGCGCCCGACGGGCGGCGCTACGCGATCGCGGTGATGATCGGCGATACCACCCGCCCGATGCGCGAGCGCCAGCAACTGATCCAGAACGTCTGCGCCGCGCTGACCGGCGCGCAGCCGCGCAGCGGCGTGAGCGAGGCGGACGAGACGACGGAGTGA
- a CDS encoding pyridoxamine 5'-phosphate oxidase family protein, giving the protein MMEFFPALTTGHRAFVARQPVFFVATAAEGARVNLSPKGMDSFRVLDDATVAYLDVAGSGNETNAHLLADGRITIMFCAFDNPALILRIYGSGRPVLPQDDEWATLAPRFTLLPGTRQIFVIAVDQVQTSCGWGVPHMAFERGRETLSTYHEKHGDATRFAKYAVRTHSIDGLPVRNPTVPPPASVA; this is encoded by the coding sequence ATCATGGAGTTCTTCCCCGCCCTCACCACCGGCCACCGCGCCTTCGTCGCGAGGCAGCCGGTGTTCTTCGTCGCGACGGCGGCGGAGGGCGCGCGCGTCAACCTCAGCCCCAAGGGGATGGACAGCTTCCGCGTGCTCGACGACGCCACCGTCGCCTATCTCGACGTCGCGGGCTCGGGCAACGAAACCAACGCGCACCTGCTCGCCGACGGGCGCATCACGATCATGTTCTGCGCCTTCGACAATCCCGCGCTGATCCTCCGCATCTACGGCAGCGGGCGCCCGGTGCTGCCGCAGGACGACGAATGGGCGACCTTGGCGCCGCGCTTCACGCTGCTGCCGGGCACGCGCCAGATTTTCGTCATCGCGGTCGATCAGGTGCAGACGTCGTGCGGCTGGGGCGTGCCGCACATGGCGTTCGAGCGCGGACGCGAGACGCTTTCGACCTATCACGAGAAGCACGGCGACGCGACGCGCTTCGCCAAATATGCGGTGCGCACGCACAGCATCGATGGCCTGCCCGTGCGAAACCCGACCGTGCCGCCCCCCGCGTCGGTCGCGTGA
- the tldD gene encoding metalloprotease TldD, translated as MTDPRSFLYRDALDPEAALRLTASVLAKADDGELFLQYRKAEAFGFDDGRLKTASYDTNAGFGLRAVSGEMTAFAHANELSEAAIRRAGETMALIDPSAQPKAAPPVRTNTRLYTDADPLDLIPFADKVNLCQTIDAAARARDPRVAQVSVGLSGTWSVVEVVRPDGFVVTDVRPLVRLNISIVAEANGRRETGSFGIGGRYLYDRLFDPATWNRGIDEALAQALVNLDAVDAPAGEMTVLLGPGWPGVLLHEAIGHGLEGDFNRKGTSAFSGRIGEQVAARGVTVVDDGAIADRRGSLTIDDEGTPTRETILIEDGFLRGYMQDRLNARLMGVEPTGNGRRESYAHAPMPRMTNTFMKAGQDDPAELLARVKRGIFAKSFGGGQVDIVSGKFVFSCTEAYLVEDGKIGAPIKGATLIGDGPSVLTKVQGVGHDFALDEGIGVCGKGGQSVPAGVGQPTLLVGGLTVGGTAA; from the coding sequence ATGACCGATCCCCGCTCCTTCCTCTATCGCGATGCGCTCGACCCAGAGGCGGCGCTGCGCCTGACCGCGTCGGTGCTGGCCAAGGCCGACGACGGCGAGCTGTTCCTGCAATATCGCAAGGCGGAGGCGTTCGGGTTCGACGACGGTCGTCTGAAGACCGCCAGCTACGATACCAATGCCGGCTTCGGGCTGCGCGCGGTGTCGGGCGAGATGACCGCCTTCGCGCATGCCAACGAGCTGTCGGAGGCCGCGATCCGCCGTGCCGGCGAGACGATGGCGCTGATCGACCCCTCCGCGCAGCCGAAGGCCGCGCCCCCGGTGCGCACCAATACGCGGCTCTACACCGATGCCGATCCGCTCGACCTCATCCCCTTCGCCGACAAGGTGAACCTGTGCCAGACGATCGACGCGGCCGCGCGCGCGCGCGATCCGCGCGTGGCGCAGGTGTCGGTGGGTCTGTCGGGCACGTGGAGCGTGGTCGAGGTGGTCCGCCCCGACGGCTTCGTCGTCACCGACGTGCGCCCGCTGGTCCGCCTGAACATCTCGATCGTCGCCGAAGCCAACGGCCGTCGCGAAACCGGGTCGTTCGGGATCGGCGGACGCTATCTCTACGACCGGCTGTTCGACCCGGCCACCTGGAACCGCGGCATCGACGAGGCGCTGGCGCAGGCGCTGGTCAACCTCGACGCGGTCGATGCGCCCGCGGGCGAGATGACCGTGCTGCTCGGGCCGGGCTGGCCCGGCGTGCTGCTGCACGAGGCGATCGGCCACGGGCTGGAGGGCGACTTCAACCGCAAGGGCACATCCGCCTTCTCGGGTCGGATCGGCGAGCAGGTCGCGGCGCGCGGCGTCACGGTCGTGGACGACGGCGCGATCGCCGACCGCCGCGGCAGCCTGACGATCGACGACGAGGGCACGCCGACGCGCGAGACGATCCTGATCGAGGACGGCTTCCTCAGGGGCTATATGCAGGACCGCCTGAACGCGCGGCTGATGGGGGTGGAGCCGACCGGCAACGGACGCCGCGAAAGCTATGCCCACGCGCCCATGCCGCGGATGACCAACACCTTCATGAAGGCCGGGCAGGACGACCCCGCCGAGCTGCTCGCCCGCGTGAAGAGGGGCATCTTCGCCAAGTCGTTCGGCGGCGGGCAGGTCGACATCGTCTCGGGCAAGTTCGTCTTTTCCTGCACCGAGGCCTATCTGGTCGAGGACGGGAAGATCGGCGCGCCGATCAAGGGCGCGACGCTGATCGGCGACGGCCCCAGCGTACTCACCAAGGTGCAGGGCGTCGGCCACGACTTCGCGCTGGACGAGGGCATCGGCGTCTGCGGCAAGGGCGGGCAGAGCGTGCCCGCGGGCGTGGGCCAGCCGACCCTGCTGGTCGGCGGGCTGACGGTGGGCGGGACGGCGGCCTAG
- a CDS encoding type II toxin-antitoxin system CcdA family antitoxin, whose protein sequence is MKHGPIRSGKRKSVNLSIDTGVVAAARAAGLNLSQISEDAILCATKVEQERRWREENAPKIEAWNRWYEENGHPLEKYKAW, encoded by the coding sequence ATGAAACACGGACCGATCAGGTCCGGCAAGCGAAAGTCCGTCAATCTGTCGATCGACACGGGCGTCGTCGCCGCGGCGCGTGCTGCCGGACTGAATCTTTCGCAAATCAGTGAGGACGCGATTCTCTGCGCCACCAAGGTGGAGCAGGAGCGGCGTTGGCGAGAGGAGAACGCGCCGAAGATCGAGGCATGGAACCGTTGGTATGAAGAGAACGGTCACCCGCTGGAGAAATACAAGGCGTGGTGA
- a CDS encoding zinc-finger domain-containing protein: MLPPPEVIRVSQPRVACDGATDIPGGAALGHPRVWLQIDEHGYIDCGYCDRRFVLIGGAADGVDPATLPDISEGSSPQ; this comes from the coding sequence ATGCTGCCGCCGCCCGAAGTCATCCGCGTCTCGCAACCCCGCGTCGCCTGCGACGGTGCGACCGATATTCCCGGCGGCGCCGCGCTGGGCCATCCCCGCGTCTGGCTCCAGATCGACGAGCACGGCTATATCGACTGCGGCTATTGCGACCGCCGCTTCGTGCTGATCGGCGGCGCGGCGGACGGCGTCGACCCCGCCACGCTGCCCGACATCTCCGAGGGTTCGAGCCCGCAGTAG
- the polA gene encoding DNA polymerase I has product MPHLYLVDGSGYIFRAYHRLPPLTNKHGEPVGAVYGYTAMLWKLADQLHRADGPTHMAVILDKSSKTFRNELYDQYKAHRPPPPEDLVPQFPMIRDATRAFSLPCIETEGLEADDIIACYTQAALAQGWQVTIVSSDKDLMQLMTDPSVDMLDTMNNRTLGPEYVVEKFGVGPEKLGDVLALMGDSVDNVPGVPGVGPKTAAKLIGEHGDLEAVLAAAPGMKKGKLRDNLIEHAENARLSKVLVTLKCDAPLPQPLDELALQGIPDAPLRAFLEHHGFRTLLSRLEQVADAPQPAAVGVPEQEDEPCNHDGYETVVDEPALDRWITVARHQGFVAIDTETTGKDPMTADLVGVSLALHPNLACYIPLAHGGTDMFAERPVQLDKAVALAKLKPLLEDPGVLKIGHNLKYDLIVLARQGVEVAPYDDTIVLSFDLDAGLHGHGMDELAATHLSHSCIAYKDVVGTGKKALGFHEVDLKAATRYAAEDADVTLRLWRRFRARLPVEGATRVYEMVDRALPAVVARMERHGIRVDAAKLAQLSDDFSTQIGALEGVIHDLAGGPFTIGSPKQLGDVLFERMGLKGGRKGKSGVYSTDVNEMERLAADKDSPGAQIAARVLDWRQLTKLKNTYTDALQEQINPATGRVHTSYSLTGAQTGRLSSTDPNLQNIPIRTETGRQIRDAFVADAGNVILAADYSQIELRLAAHMADVPQLKEAFARGDDIHSMTAQELFGEVNRDTRGRAKTINFAILYGISRWGLAGRLDVTADEAQGMIDRYFDRFPGIRDYIHSTTQFVRERGFTQTLFGRKTHFPRIRSKVQHERQGAERAAINAPIQGTSADIIKRAMARMEPALAAAGLSHVRMLLQVHDELVFELPEADVAAATPVIERVMATAAEPAVVLDVPLAVEIGTGKSWGAAH; this is encoded by the coding sequence ATGCCGCACCTCTATCTCGTCGACGGATCGGGCTATATCTTCCGGGCCTATCACCGTCTGCCGCCGCTCACGAACAAGCATGGCGAGCCGGTGGGCGCCGTCTACGGCTATACCGCGATGCTGTGGAAGCTGGCGGATCAGTTGCACCGGGCGGACGGGCCGACGCACATGGCGGTCATCCTCGACAAGTCGAGCAAGACGTTCCGCAACGAGCTGTACGACCAGTACAAGGCGCATCGCCCGCCGCCGCCCGAGGATCTCGTCCCGCAATTCCCGATGATCCGCGACGCGACGCGCGCGTTCAGCCTGCCCTGCATCGAGACCGAGGGGCTGGAGGCGGACGACATCATCGCCTGCTACACCCAGGCCGCGCTGGCGCAGGGGTGGCAGGTGACGATCGTCAGCTCCGACAAGGACCTGATGCAGCTGATGACCGATCCGTCGGTCGACATGCTCGATACGATGAACAACCGTACGCTCGGGCCGGAGTATGTGGTCGAGAAGTTCGGCGTCGGCCCGGAGAAGCTCGGCGACGTGCTCGCGCTGATGGGCGACAGCGTCGACAACGTGCCGGGCGTGCCGGGTGTCGGGCCGAAGACCGCGGCCAAGCTGATCGGCGAGCATGGCGATCTGGAGGCGGTGCTCGCCGCCGCGCCCGGGATGAAGAAGGGCAAGCTGCGCGACAATCTGATCGAGCACGCGGAAAACGCGCGGCTGTCGAAGGTGCTGGTGACGCTGAAGTGCGACGCCCCGCTGCCCCAGCCGCTCGACGAACTGGCGTTGCAGGGTATCCCCGATGCGCCGCTGCGCGCGTTCCTGGAGCACCACGGCTTCCGCACGCTCCTCTCGCGGCTGGAACAGGTCGCCGATGCGCCACAGCCCGCGGCGGTGGGCGTGCCCGAGCAGGAGGACGAACCCTGCAACCACGACGGCTATGAGACGGTGGTGGACGAACCGGCGCTCGACCGCTGGATCACGGTTGCGCGGCACCAGGGGTTCGTCGCGATCGATACCGAGACCACGGGCAAGGACCCGATGACCGCCGATCTGGTCGGCGTCTCGCTGGCGTTGCACCCGAACCTGGCCTGCTACATCCCGCTCGCGCACGGCGGGACCGACATGTTCGCCGAAAGGCCGGTGCAGCTGGACAAGGCGGTGGCGCTGGCGAAGCTGAAGCCGCTGCTGGAGGACCCGGGCGTCCTGAAGATCGGGCATAATCTCAAATACGATCTGATCGTGCTGGCGCGGCAGGGTGTCGAGGTCGCGCCCTATGACGATACGATCGTGCTCAGCTTCGATCTCGACGCCGGCTTGCACGGGCACGGCATGGACGAACTGGCGGCGACGCATCTGTCGCACAGCTGCATCGCGTACAAGGACGTGGTCGGCACGGGCAAGAAGGCGCTCGGCTTTCACGAGGTCGATCTGAAGGCGGCGACCCGCTACGCCGCGGAGGATGCGGACGTGACCCTCAGGCTGTGGCGGCGCTTCCGCGCGCGGCTGCCGGTGGAGGGGGCGACCCGCGTCTACGAGATGGTCGACCGCGCCCTGCCCGCGGTGGTGGCGCGGATGGAGCGGCACGGGATCAGGGTCGACGCCGCGAAGCTGGCGCAGCTCTCCGACGATTTCTCGACGCAGATCGGCGCGCTGGAGGGGGTCATCCACGATCTCGCCGGGGGGCCGTTCACGATCGGCAGCCCCAAGCAGCTGGGCGACGTGCTGTTCGAGCGCATGGGGCTGAAGGGCGGGCGCAAGGGCAAGAGCGGGGTCTATTCGACCGACGTCAATGAAATGGAGCGGCTCGCCGCCGACAAGGATTCGCCGGGTGCGCAGATCGCCGCGCGCGTGCTCGACTGGCGCCAGCTGACCAAGCTGAAGAACACCTATACCGACGCGTTGCAGGAACAGATCAATCCCGCCACCGGCCGCGTCCACACCAGCTATTCGCTGACCGGCGCGCAGACCGGGCGGCTGTCCTCGACCGATCCGAACCTGCAGAACATCCCGATCCGCACCGAAACGGGGCGGCAGATCCGCGACGCCTTCGTCGCGGACGCGGGCAACGTCATCCTGGCGGCGGACTATTCGCAGATCGAGCTGCGGCTGGCCGCGCACATGGCCGACGTACCGCAGCTGAAGGAGGCGTTCGCGCGCGGAGACGACATCCACAGCATGACCGCGCAGGAACTGTTCGGCGAGGTCAATCGCGACACGCGCGGCCGCGCCAAGACGATCAACTTCGCGATCCTCTACGGCATCAGCCGCTGGGGACTGGCCGGCCGGCTCGACGTCACCGCGGACGAGGCGCAGGGGATGATCGACCGCTATTTCGATCGCTTCCCCGGCATCCGCGACTATATCCACAGCACCACGCAATTCGTGCGCGAGCGCGGGTTCACGCAGACCCTGTTCGGCCGCAAGACGCACTTCCCGCGCATCCGCAGCAAGGTGCAGCACGAGCGGCAGGGCGCCGAGCGCGCCGCGATCAACGCCCCGATCCAGGGCACGTCCGCGGACATCATCAAGCGTGCGATGGCGCGCATGGAACCGGCGCTGGCGGCGGCCGGCCTTTCGCACGTCCGCATGCTGCTCCAGGTCCACGACGAACTCGTCTTCGAACTGCCCGAGGCGGACGTGGCGGCGGCGACGCCGGTGATCGAGCGCGTCATGGCGACCGCGGCGGAGCCCGCGGTGGTCCTCGACGTGCCGCTGGCGGTGGAGATCGGCACCGGCAAGAGCTGGGGCGCCGCACATTGA
- a CDS encoding P-II family nitrogen regulator — translation MKLVIAIIKPFKLDEVREALTTVGVAGMTVSEVKGFGRQKGQTEIYRGAEYSTNMVPKIKIEVVCASDVADRVVEAVQAAANTGAIGDGKIFVLDVGQAVRIRTGETDDTAL, via the coding sequence ATGAAACTGGTCATTGCCATCATCAAACCGTTCAAGCTCGACGAGGTGCGCGAGGCGCTGACCACGGTCGGCGTGGCGGGGATGACGGTGTCGGAGGTGAAGGGCTTCGGTCGGCAGAAGGGCCAGACCGAAATCTACCGCGGCGCCGAGTACAGCACCAACATGGTGCCGAAGATCAAGATCGAGGTCGTCTGCGCCAGCGATGTCGCGGACCGCGTGGTCGAGGCCGTACAGGCCGCCGCGAACACGGGCGCGATCGGCGATGGCAAGATCTTCGTGCTGGATGTCGGGCAGGCGGTTCGCATCCGCACCGGCGAAACCGACGATACCGCACTCTGA
- the nadB gene encoding L-aspartate oxidase, whose amino-acid sequence MSDVLIVGSGAAGLTAALNLADRFKVTVLAKGALNDGSTAWAQGGIAAVLEPGDTFENHVSDTMVAGAGLNDRATVEFVVERAPAAIERLQQLGVPFAQEAGALHLTREGGHSHRRIVHVADATGWAVQEALQKAAEAHPNVTLVPDQVAIDLATSRHEERYSGAGNVWGVYAIDRRTGRVNLHTARATVLATGGAGRTYLFSTAPRGATGDGIAMAWRAGARVSNMEFMQFHPTCLYHLEVKNFLITEAVRGEGGRLINPVTGKRFMPYYDERLELAPRDVVARAIDAEIKRYGLDYVHLDISHQPADFVRAHFPNIHEKLLGLGIDMTASPIPVVPAQHYTCGGVVVDRDGRTDLPGLYAAGECTQSGLHGANRLASNSLLECFVFGEAAARHIAAHWDMLPAVPAIRAWDESRVTDSDEEVVIKQNWTEIRRFMWNYVGIVRTTKRLERAKHRIDLLRSEIEDYYGHFRVTPDLIELRNLLQTADLIVRSALHRKESRGLHYTLDYPDAVDPPVDTVLVP is encoded by the coding sequence ATGAGCGATGTCCTGATCGTCGGCTCGGGCGCGGCGGGGCTGACCGCGGCGCTGAACCTGGCGGATCGCTTCAAGGTCACGGTGCTGGCGAAGGGCGCGCTGAACGACGGGTCGACCGCCTGGGCGCAGGGCGGGATCGCCGCGGTGCTGGAGCCGGGCGACACGTTCGAGAATCACGTCAGCGACACGATGGTCGCGGGGGCGGGGCTCAACGACCGCGCGACGGTGGAGTTCGTGGTCGAGCGCGCGCCCGCCGCGATCGAGCGGCTGCAGCAGCTCGGCGTCCCCTTCGCGCAGGAGGCGGGGGCGCTCCACCTGACGCGCGAGGGCGGGCATTCGCACCGCCGCATCGTGCATGTCGCCGATGCCACCGGCTGGGCGGTGCAGGAGGCGTTGCAGAAGGCCGCGGAGGCGCACCCCAACGTCACGCTGGTGCCCGATCAGGTGGCGATCGATCTCGCCACCAGCCGGCACGAGGAGCGCTATTCGGGCGCGGGCAACGTCTGGGGCGTCTATGCGATCGACCGGCGGACGGGGCGGGTGAACCTGCATACCGCGCGCGCCACGGTGCTGGCGACCGGCGGGGCGGGACGGACGTACCTGTTCTCCACCGCGCCGCGCGGGGCGACCGGCGACGGGATCGCGATGGCGTGGCGCGCGGGCGCCCGCGTGTCGAACATGGAATTCATGCAGTTCCACCCGACCTGCCTCTACCATCTGGAGGTCAAGAACTTCCTCATCACCGAGGCGGTGCGCGGGGAGGGCGGGCGGCTCATCAACCCGGTGACCGGCAAGCGCTTCATGCCCTATTACGACGAGCGGCTCGAACTGGCGCCGCGCGACGTCGTGGCGCGCGCGATCGACGCCGAGATCAAGCGCTACGGACTCGACTACGTCCATCTCGACATCAGTCACCAGCCCGCGGACTTCGTGCGCGCACACTTCCCCAACATCCACGAGAAGCTGCTGGGGCTGGGGATCGACATGACGGCCTCGCCGATCCCGGTGGTGCCCGCGCAGCATTACACCTGCGGCGGGGTGGTGGTGGACCGCGACGGGCGCACCGACCTGCCCGGCCTGTATGCCGCGGGCGAGTGTACGCAATCGGGGCTGCACGGCGCCAACCGCCTGGCGTCGAACTCGCTGCTGGAATGCTTCGTCTTCGGCGAGGCGGCGGCGCGGCATATCGCGGCGCATTGGGATATGCTGCCCGCGGTGCCCGCGATCCGCGCGTGGGACGAAAGCCGCGTGACCGATTCCGACGAGGAAGTGGTCATCAAGCAGAACTGGACCGAGATCCGCCGTTTCATGTGGAATTACGTCGGCATCGTGCGCACCACGAAGCGGCTGGAGCGCGCCAAGCACCGCATCGACCTGCTGCGCTCCGAGATCGAGGATTATTACGGCCATTTCCGCGTCACCCCGGACCTGATCGAACTGCGCAACCTGCTCCAGACCGCGGACCTCATCGTACGCTCCGCGCTGCACCGCAAGGAAAGCCGCGGGCTGCATTATACGCTCGACTATCCCGACGCGGTCGATCCGCCGGTCGATACCGTGCTGGTGCCGTGA
- a CDS encoding ABC transporter ATP-binding protein: protein MTDAAIAIHDLCKTYQGGKRALDGVSFDVPRGSIFGLLGPNGAGKSTLINILAGLVNKTCGHASIWGFDIDEHPRNAKASIGIVNQEILFDPFFTPIETLEIQAGLYGVPRAQRRSMELLRAVHLEDKAKAYARTLSGGMKRRLMVAKAMVHSPPVLVLDEPTAGVDIELRQQLWSYVRSLNDAGVTVVLTTHYLEEAEELCDRIAIINHGRVVANEPTRELLGKAQEKIVSVTVDRDVDSPPRAICFDKVVLKGTRVLEITYSKDRVNAGEVLGAVQASGLGIVDVSTKEADLEDVFLSLTRGAA, encoded by the coding sequence ATGACCGACGCCGCGATCGCCATCCACGACCTGTGCAAGACCTATCAGGGGGGCAAGCGCGCGCTGGACGGCGTGTCGTTCGACGTGCCGCGCGGCAGCATCTTCGGGCTGCTCGGCCCCAACGGCGCGGGAAAGTCGACGCTCATCAACATCCTGGCCGGGCTGGTGAACAAGACCTGCGGCCATGCCTCGATCTGGGGCTTCGACATCGACGAGCATCCGCGCAATGCCAAGGCGTCGATCGGGATCGTCAACCAGGAGATCCTGTTCGACCCGTTCTTCACCCCGATCGAGACGCTGGAGATCCAGGCGGGGCTGTACGGGGTCCCCAGGGCGCAGCGGCGGTCGATGGAGCTGCTGCGCGCGGTGCATCTGGAGGACAAGGCCAAGGCGTATGCGCGCACGCTGTCGGGGGGCATGAAGCGGCGCCTGATGGTGGCCAAGGCGATGGTCCACTCGCCGCCCGTGCTGGTGCTGGACGAGCCGACCGCGGGCGTCGACATCGAGCTGCGCCAGCAACTCTGGAGCTATGTCCGCAGCCTCAACGACGCCGGGGTCACGGTGGTGCTGACGACGCACTATCTGGAGGAGGCGGAGGAGCTGTGCGACCGCATCGCGATCATCAATCACGGCCGCGTCGTCGCCAACGAGCCGACGCGCGAGCTGCTGGGCAAGGCGCAGGAGAAGATCGTCTCGGTCACCGTCGACCGTGACGTCGACAGCCCGCCGCGCGCGATCTGCTTCGACAAGGTGGTGCTGAAGGGCACGCGCGTGCTGGAGATCACCTATTCGAAGGACCGGGTGAACGCGGGCGAGGTGCTGGGCGCGGTGCAGGCCAGCGGGCTGGGCATCGTCGACGTCTCGACCAAGGAGGCCGATCTGGAGGACGTGTTCCTCAGCCTGACGCGCGGCGCGGCATGA
- a CDS encoding putative signal transducing protein, with amino-acid sequence MALVELGRYDRNLANILVARLEADGIPALAFDGGASIADGSWLLIPVRVMVDEDDLDAARAIAGTA; translated from the coding sequence ATGGCACTGGTCGAACTGGGGCGCTACGACCGCAACCTCGCCAACATCCTGGTCGCGCGGCTGGAAGCGGACGGCATCCCCGCGCTCGCCTTCGATGGCGGGGCGTCGATCGCCGACGGCAGCTGGCTTCTGATCCCGGTCCGGGTGATGGTGGACGAGGACGACCTCGACGCGGCTCGGGCGATTGCCGGCACTGCCTGA